Within the uncultured Draconibacterium sp. genome, the region AATCGGAAACCATCATCGGAAACTGGATGAGAGCACGTGGCAACCGCGAAAATATGGTGATTGCCACAAAGGTAGGTTCAGAAACAAAAGAGCACGGTTTCGACATTAGCAAAAAGCACATCCTGAAATCGGTTGATGAATCGTTACAACGTTTACAAACCGATTATATCGACTTGTACTACACCCATTTTGATGATGAAAAAACACCGGTTGAAGAAACACTGTCGGCTTACAACCAAATCGTAAAGTCTGGCAAAGTGCGCTATATTGCAGCATCGAATGTTTCACCAGAGCGCCTGGCCGAATCGATGAAAGTGGCCGAAGAAAATAATTTCCCGAAATATGTAGCCCTGCAGCCACATTACAATTTATTGGTTCGCGAGAAGTTTGAGCAAGAATTGGCACCCCTGGTTGAAAAATACGATTGGAACGTTTTTCCATACTGGGCACTGGAATCGGGCTTTTTAACCGGGAAATATAAAACCGAAGCTGACTTTGATAAAACAGCCCGCGGCGGTATGGTTAAAAAGCATTTTAACACCAAAGGAAAAGCTGTATTGAAAGCATTGGACAAAATAGCAAAAAAGCACAATACACTTCCGGCCACTGTGGCTTTGGCGTGGTTGCTGGCAAAACCACTGGTAACTGCTCCTATTGTTAGTGCCACCAAAGAAAGTCAGCTAAAAACATTATTCGATGCCCCCGAATTGGTTTTAGATGATGAAGATATGGATTTATTAAATCAATCAGGAAAATAACACCATTAGTAAACCCTTGTAATTTTATAGTTTCACTTAAGGATCACTCTGAAAAACAATTAGAATAAGTTAATTCTATAGAATTTGAGAGATAGTTATCTCACTTTTCACGTGTTTGAAGCCCCGTTCTGAATATAGATTTTCAACACAGAACGGGGCTTTGTCAGAGAATAAAATCATTACCCAAACACCTACCGATAAAGCATCTTTATACTCAGGCCTTTTTGAATGGACCACCCCTCTTCATCAGTAAGAATGATAAAGAAATGATAGTCTCCTTCGTCGAATAAACCGATGCTATTGTCTGCCGGAACAGAAATTGACATACTTGTTGTATATTCCGTCAAACCATTCGGAATGGAGTAATTATCAATAAAAACAAAAGGATTTACGGGGTCCTTCTTCGGGTTAAGAGAGCACTCTGTTACTTCGGTACTGTGCGAATGATGGTCGAAATTATTATGGATATCGATACTGTATCCACCTAATTCAACATTATCAGCGTACAATACTTTCAGTTCAAATGGTTCACCAAAATAAATGGTATCACAATTTGTCGGAAATGCATCCGTAAAACTGATATCGATTGTTGGTTTTTCCTGGTCTGTTTCTTCGCTGTCGCTGCAAGCGCCCAAAAACAAAAGCAGCATAAAAAGGCTAAAAAGCAAATTTATTCTTCTCATAATAACTCATTTTATGCTATCCAAGAAGTATTCCTTAATGTCACCCAAACCTGCCTGCCGTGAGACCGGGAATCTTTTAGATCGAAAATGAAATATTCCGACTACACTTAACATGACATAGGATTAACTTTACTTCACTTTTGAATAGCCTCATATATTTTCAATAATTTATGACAATTGGATAATGATCAGAGAAAGTCCAGTTTCCACCAAATGCATCTTTACATTTTACCACAATGTAGTAATTGGCTGACTGCCAAGCGATATCTCCGGTAATATCTTTCGGTGTTATGTTGTTATCCTGTGCAATCCCCACAGTTATACTCGATGAAAAATTATGAGATAAATAACTATCAAAGTCATGAGTATGTAAAATGGTAATTGTGTTGGCTGCATCTACCTCGGCATCAGTAAGGTTTTGGCTTTCGCGAACCAAACCAATATACAACCCGCCGAGTGCCTTATTGTCGGTTACTAAACCCGAAATACTTATTGTTTCACCATCGTTAAAAGTCTGGTTACTGGTTGGTGCTGAAGCAATAGTAATCTCCGGCACAACAGCATCGTCGGGCAAAATAATTTCAAGGTCTGCCTCGGCGCTCGACTGGTTACCTTCCATGTCTGTTACGACAATATCAAAATGGTATTCGCCTGGTTCAGCAGAAATATCAATATCAACATGCTCGTGGAAGGTCGTGTTTTTCAAGCCAGAGAATTTGGTGTATGTAGTATCCAATTCCCACTCATCCTCTTGTATTGCCGATTTATGCTCACCTTCGGGGTGAATAAGAACCTGTACCAAATCAATTGTCCCCTCGGCAACAATTTCCGCTTCTATGTGTAAATCACTACCAACAATTGCGGTGTGGTCATTGCCATGTGTTTCCCCAACACCTAATTCCATTATTGTAACTTCCGGTGGTGCAACATCGTCGTCGTCACATGCCATAAAAATTGTTGATATTCCTAAAATTATTGCAATTAAAAATACTTTCTTGTTCATAATATTAACTTTTATAATGTTTTGTACTAGATTTTTCCTGAAAAAGGCACTGAGACATTCATCACAATATTTCTTCCCGGTTCAGGTACGTTTATCAGCCTGTAAAAGCTGGTATGTTTAAAATATTTGGTATTAAACAGGTTTTGCACCTGCATCGATACGTTTATTTTTTGATTAAAAATTTCTATTTCACCCCCGGCACCAATGTTAACCACCTGGTAACCGTCGGTAGTTACTTCCGGTGGAACAATGTTATTTTGAGGTGCTGTAATTCGGTAGTCTAAAGAAGCATAGGCATTTTCTGTAAATGCGATCTTTTTCTTCTGATATTTTAGATTGATAATGGCCGAAAACGGTGGCGAGAAAGGCAAGGTGTAGCCTTTCTTCTCTCCCGACAACTGTTCCGAATAAACATATTCAGCCATAGCTCCCAACTGTAAATGAGGTAACAATTCGTAATGGACATGAAGCTCTGCACCGTAGCGTAACACTCTACTTTCGGTATAATAAAATACCTGGTTGCCATTTCCGTAAAGCCGATCGAAATCAGAACTCGGATTCAGGTAAATGTAGTTGTCAAAGTAATTCAGAAAAGGCGTTGTTCCCACTGCCAATCGTTTTGTTTGGTACTCCACGCCCAGGTCTAACTGGTAAGAAATCTCAGGCGAAAGATCAGGATCGCCAACTTCGTAACTAAAACGATGATAGTTTACCCCATTTGCAGCCAGCTCTTTTGCTATTGGCATGCGGAAACTTTTACCAACATTAGCTTTTAACGACCAATGATCCATATCGAAATTGTAGCCCAACGACCAGGTTAAACTGGCGAAAGTACGGTCGATATTTCCGGCGCGCTGAAGGTATTCAAAATCCGAATTCTCGTCTTCACCCACCGGAGATGGATACCAGTCGTAATACTCGTCGGTCTCAATATTCCCGAAATCGTAGCGAGCCCCCAATTGCAAACGGCTTCGTTCCGAGAAGTTGTATTTTGCAATAACAAATCCTCCCAGGCTGAACTGTTCGTAGGCCGGGATTATAAATCCGCGACCGTCAATACGGTTGTCCTGAAACTCGCTGTTTATACCAGTCTCCAACTGGTTTCTGTCGCTTATCTGATGCGAAAATCTTAGGTTTCCCGAGTACACATATTTTTCAAACTCGCGCTCCAAATCCGGATCGAATGACAAACTATCAGGGAAAACCGGCGGCATATAACCGTGACTTACATACGCGCTCCATTCCTGCCTAAAATTACGTTGAAAGCCCAAATCCAATTCAAGCGTTGATGCATCCCATTTGTAATGTGTGGTATTTACCACTTTAAAATGACTAGCATTCTGGTACGGATAGTTGATATCCCGGCTTGATTTATCGTGTAAATCGGTATCCACATTACGGGGCTCTAAACCATGTGCATTGGCAAAAAAGCCACTTTTGCTATTTACCGTGCTCACAAATAGTTTACTCTGAAATCCGTTATGAATAATGCCAAGCGTAAGGTGCAGGTTCTTCTCGTTACCTGCCGTATTTCGCAAGTAATTGTTATACAAAGCTGCACGGTACGAATAAATATCAACACTATCGGTCGGGACTTTGTAGTCGCCATAATCGATATAAGTGGCACGAAGGTTGGCAAAAAACCAGTCTTTCCGTCCATACAACGATATGGAGGTTCCCAGTAAACTGTTGTTTGTTTTTCCGGTCAGATCAACATTTCCGCCAAACGTATTCGGGGCCGGCAGCTCTCTGCTGTTCATGTCGATCACTCCGCCAATAGCATCCGATCCGTACCTCAACGAAGCCGGACCTTTAATCACCTCTACATTATCAACCGCATACTGGTCAATTTCCAATCCATGATCGCTTCCCCATTGCTGAGCTTCATGTTTAATATTATTTTCCACCACAACAACACGGTTAAACCCAAGTCCACGAATGACCGGTTTTGATTGTCCGGAGCCAATATCGATGGTGGTAACGCCAGGTAATCTTTCCAGCGAACTCATCAGGCTACCACCCAAATTCTGTTTCAGGAAATCATCATTAACAACTTCAATGTTAAGCGATTCTTCCCTTTTTCGGGTCTCCACATAATTATCAGTCACTACCACTTCCTGCAAACTTAAATTGGCAACTTCCAGCTGAGTTTTGTAAGAAGTATTACTGTCTACCAAAACAGTATCAACAACACTCTTATAACCAATAAATGATATGTCGAGAATATAGCTTCCCTGAGACAACTTATCAAAAACAAATTGCCCATTGGAATTGGTAACCGTTCCTTTTTCATTTGGCAACAACAATACCGATGCACCGGGCAAAGATTGGTTATTTTCATCAACCACCAGCCCGTTAAGCACATAGGCTGATTGACCAAACAAGTGGCCATACAAAAAGAGCATGCACACAAAAAGCATGACAAACTTTCTCATATAAAATATTTGAGATTAATTCACCTAAAAAATAAAACACTGATATGTTAGGTGTTTGCAGGAGGAGCGCGCGGTGTTTTTGAGGAGATGACCTGTTTACAGGCCCGTTTTATTTCTATTTCGACAAGTGAATTCTGTACAATTGGAATTACAGGCGTATAAAATAATGGTCGGGGTAAGTCGTTAACCGGAAAATGATAATCGCAAATAGGACAACTTTCGTAACCGTCAGTGTTGATATCAAGAACTAAACCATCCGGCTTTTCATATTTCAAATGACAAGATGGATGATGACAATCCGTCTTTTCGGAATGATGCCTGACAATATGATAAGGCTGATAAGCAATTGGGAAAACGAAAATTCCCAAAAGCAGAAAGGCTATATGTATTTTTAAACTTTTCACTTATCAAGCATGGTCTTTACAACCAGAACAGGTTCCTTTTATTAAAACTTCGGTTTCATCTTCAGAATAACCATCCGGAAGGTTGTAGTGTTGCACAGGTACACTATCCATACATTTCACGGTGTTACATGTGTTGCAATAAAAGTGCGCATGAGCGTATTTATGTGTCACCTGGTTATCCAATGCATATTTCACCAGTTGATTATCGATAACGATTTTGTGAATGATATGATGCTCCACCAACGTTTTAAATGAACGGTAAAAAGTGGTGCGATCGTAGTTACCTACAAGCCGTTCTCTGATTTCATTTTCAGAAAGCGCCTGGCCAGCTTCCATTACAATGTCAATTATTCCCTCACGACAACTGGTTCTCTTGAGCTTATGACTATTTAATATTTCAATCGCCTTCATATATGCAATGTCACGTCAAATGCAACAGTGTTGCAAAAATAGAATAATAAATCAAACAAATGAGAAAAAGACTAATAATTATTTTATTGGTTATGCTAATATTTCGCTAAAATCATAAAAAACCGTTCGGAATTTTGAATACAGAACGGTTTTTCTATTTCAAGATAGCACCCAAAGGGACGAAGCAGAACCACTATTCTTCCATCGGATAAGTAAAAGTATAAGTCCCCGATCCCACCGAGACAGTTACATCCGCACCAGTTTGTTTGGAGCTTGATTTTAGTTCGTCTGCCATTGTAACTTCGCCAGCTTTCGCTTTTGGTAGCACCACCTCGGCAGAAGTATTGGCAGGAACTTCAACCTTGTAAGTCATTTGTCCGTCGCTGATCTTCCAATCTGATTTAATCGGGCCATATATCGAATTAAAGGTTGCATCAACATTGGTTAAACCTCCACCCGGATTCGGTGCCAGGAAGAATTTCTTGTAGCCCGCATTGTTCTCATCCACTTTTATACCGGCCACATGATCGTATAGCCACTCGCCAATGGCGCCATAAGCATAATGGTTAAAGCTGTTCATGCCCACATCCTGGAACGATCCGTCGGGCTTTTGTCCATCCCAGCGCTCCCAAATTGTTGTTGCCCCTTGCGTAACCGGGTACAACCACGAAGGGTATTCTTTGCGGTTCAGCAGCATAAAGGCCAGATCATCACGGCCAATTGCAGAAAGTGTCGGACACAAAATCGGCGTTCCCAAAAAGCCGGTGGTCAGGTGTTTGAATTTCGCCACATCTTTTGCCAGGTAATCGGCAGCTTTATCAATCATATTATCCGGTAGAATACCAAATGTAAGCGCAATAACATAAGCTGTTTGTGTATGCGAAACAAGTCGTCCGTTAGGCGTTACAAACTCCGCGATAAAAGCTTCTTTAATGTTTGCTGCCAATTGTTTATACTTTTCAGCGTCTTGTGGTTTGCCAATTAGCTGTGCAATTTTAGCCGTCAAAGTAGTTGTGTAATAAAAGTAAGCCGTTGCCAGCAGGTCTTTTTCGGTGGTAGCTCCCGGGTAATCTGAGTTTGTAGTAGCAAACGCCAGCCAGTCGCCAAAATGGGTATCTCCCGTCCACAGGTAATCGTCGCCTGCCCGTTCGTTCATATAGCCTACCCACTTGGTAATGGCGGGATAACTTTCTTCCAGAATTCGGGTGTCGCCATAAATTTTATACACCGACCACGGAATTACAGCCACCACATCGGCCCAGCCGGTAGCGCCTCCCTGACCGTTCAACACATCAGGAATAACATGCGGAATAACACCGTTGTCCAACTGATCGACAACTACATCTTTCATCCATTTGGTGTAGAAAGCTGCCACATTAAAATTGTATCCGGCAGTCATACTAAATACCTGCGCATCGCCGGTCCAGCCCAAACGCTCATCGCGCTGCGGACAGTCGGTAGGTACATCTAGGAAATTGCCTTTCTGTCCCCACTGAATATTGTGCTGCAGTTGATTGATCATTTCATCGTTGCAAGCAAATGTACCCGTTGGTTCCATATCCGAATAAATCACCACACCGGTAATATCTTCTATCTCCGGGATTTCATCGAAGCCAATCAATTGCAAATAACGAAATCCGTGAAAGGTGAATTTCGGTTCGTAAACCGCTTCGCCATCCTTCCCGAAAATATAAGTATCGGTACATTCGGCAGCCCGTAAATTAGCGGTATAAAAATTGCCTTCCTTATCGAGTACTTCAGCGAATTTCAGTTGCACTTTCTGCCCTGCTTTTCCTTTCATTTTAATACGTACCCAACCAACCATATTCTGGCCCATATCGAATACCTTTTCTCCGTTTGGTGTGGAAAAAAACTCAACTGGTTTCAACTCTTCAACTGCTCTTACAGAAACGCCCTGTGGTGCTATTAACACATCTTTTGGTTGATCAATTTCTTCAACACCTTTCCAATCAGCAGCATTATAATTGGCAGCAGCCCATCCGTCTAATTCCAAACGGGCATCGTAGGTTTCGCCATTGTAGATATCCGATTTTTGAATAGCGCCGTTATTTACTTTCCAGTTTTTATCACTCAATATCCACTCACTTGTTCCGTCTGTGTAATCAATTCTTAATTGGAATATCAACGCCAGCTTTTTTCCATAATACCCATTGGCACTCACCCAACCAATATTTCCACGGTACCAGCCGTCACCCAAAACAACACCAACTGCATTCTCTTTTTGTAACATGCCAGTAACGTCGTATGTCTGGTACTGTAATCGTTTATTATAGCTAGTCCAGCCCGGAGTAAACAGTTGGTCGCCCACTTTTTCTCCATTTAAAAACAGCTGATAAAGCCCATGCGAAGTAACATAAGCGCGTGCCGATTTTATAGTTTTCAAAGTTGAAAACTCATTGCGGTAATACTGCGCCGGTTTTGAATCTTCCGATTCCGGTTCGTTGGGCAAAGTAATCCACGAAGCTTTCCACAACTCCGGCTCCAGAATTCCCATTTCCCAGTACGCCGGTTCGCTCCATTTGCTGGCTTTTCCGTTGTTATCCCACACTCGAACCTGCCAATAAACACGTTGCATCGACTCGGGTTGCGGTCCGCTGTAAACAACATTCACCGACTGATCGGATTCCACTTTTCCTGAGTTCCAGATTTGTTTCACCTTTTTCGACAAATCTGCTTCGGTTTCGGCCACCCTGATTTCGTAAGCCGTTTGTTTAACGTTCTGCTCATCCGATAACAGATGCCAACTTAAACGTGGTTGCAACACATCTATCCCCACCGGGTTGGTGTGGTATTCGCAAACCAAGTTGGTAATTTCCGTTTTGGCTAACACCATAAATGAAAACGCCGAAAAGATGAACACAAAAAATAAGGACCGGAGTAAAGACACTGTCTGCTTCATTTTATTCGATTTATTGGTTTAGTAATGCTTGTAAAGTTATGTTTATTAAACAGGAATAACAATACTGAGGTCAACAGATTTTCTATTTATTACAATAATTCTCCTTGTATTAATTCCTGACATTTGTCTTCTGAACAAAATGTAAATCCATATTTTGTCGCAGAAACAATTCTTTTTTAATAAAAAAGTGTAATTTTCAGCAAAATACCAGAACAGATTTCTAATACTCTGGCAAATCAACCATCGTTGAATAAACTAGAATTTTAACTGCATTATATATTAAAGAAAAACACATTTATTATGGTCAAAAAACTACTTTACGTGTGCTTTTCCGGGATGCTTACTTTTATGAGTTCCGGCCTAAAAGCGCAGTCTGACACCGGGTTTGGGAAATACCATACCAACCGGGAGATTCAGCAAATATTAAAAGAATTTTCTTCAGGAAATGCAAAACTGCACACCATTGCCGAAAGTCCGGGTGGCGCACCAATTACCGTATTGGAAATTGGCGCAAACCTCAGCGATGTTCCGGCAATTTTTGTGGGTGCTAATTTCGAAGGAAACGTACCACTGTCATCAGAAGGTGCGTTGTACCTGGCAAAAATGCTGATGGATTCAACAACTTATACCAAAGATGTAAAATGGTACATCATGCCGCAGCCCAACCCTGATGCTGCTGCCGTTTATTTTTCGGCGTTAAAAACCGGACAGGCTACCAATCTTTTTAAAATAAACAACGATGGCGACGAGGCAACCGACGAAGATGGTCCGGATGATTTGAACGGCGACGGGCTGATTACCCAGATGCGGATTAAAAGCCTTGAAGGCAGTTATATTGTTTCGGATAAAGACGCGCGGCTGATGAAAAAAGCTGATAAAACAAAAGGCGAACGAGGCGAATATAAAGTGCTTACAGAAGGCATTGACAACGACAAAGACGGGAAATACAACGAAGACGCTATCGGTGGAATTAACATAGGAATTAGCTTCCCTCATCTTTTCCCTTACGATAAGAAAGAGGCCGGTTTGTATTCTGGACAAACTCCTGAAGCGTATGGAATAATGCGTTTTATTTCTGATCACCCGGAAATTTCGATGGTGTATACATTGGGTACATCAAACTTCTGCCTGGTTCCGCCAAAAGGTGGACGTAAAGGTGATGATAACCTTAAGCAAATAAAAATTCCGCGCCGTTATGCCAGCATGCTTAATGCCGATGCCAGCAAAACCTACACTATGGAAGAAGCAATAGAACTGTTTAAAGCGGTTGTTCCTCCCGGTACCGATGTTAATTCGGCACTGGTGGCCAGTTACCTGAATTTGGGACCGGCACTGAATCCTTTGGAAGACGATCTTGTTTTTTATAAAAAATATGCCGGGGATTATAAAAAATACCTGAAAGCAAAAGATTTCAGTACCGAAACTCTGGATCCTACTCCGGCAAAAAATGGTTCGTTTGAATTGTGGGCGTATTACCACCTCGGAGTGCCATCGTTTAGTATGCAACTATTCTCTGTTCCGAAAGTAAAAGAAGCAGAAAAAGAAGATGAGAAGGGTGAACCGGATGACAAAAAAAAGAAAGAAGAAAAGCCGGAGAAAAAAGACGAATTGAGTGAAAAAGATAAAGCGCTGCTGGCTTATTCTGATGCAGAATTGGATGGAGCCGGATTTGTTGCATGGAAAAAAGTGGATCATCCCGATTTTGATGAAGTAGAAGTTGGTGGTTATGCACCGTACCTGGAAACCACTCCAAAAGCAGAGAAAATTGAATCCTTACTGGCAACTCAATTGCCCTGGTTGCTTCAATTGTCAAACGAGCTTCCTGAGTTTGCCATTGCCGACAAAAAAGTAACTGACATGGGTGGTGGCATCTACAAACTGGAATTGTTTGTGGCCAACAACGGGGCTCTTCCCTACCCAATCTCTATGGGACAACGAAATGGTCAGCCGGCTCCTGTAATTATAACGCTCGATGGCGATATGGAGCTACTGGAAGGAAAACTGCGCACTCCCGTTGGAGCGATTGGTGCTAACCAGGTAAAAAAATACACGTGGCTGGTAAAATCAAGCAAAAACAAAAGTATTACTGCCGGAATTGAGTCGACAGTTTTTACCGATGTAGTTGAACAAATTAAAATTGGAGGTTAATCATGATACGCAAGATATTTTCATTATTAGCAATATTTTCGTTGGCTGTAACGGTATTTGCCGCCAACAAACCAAAGATTGAAGTACCACTCCGTTTCGACCGTTATTACGATTATGATGATGTGGTGAAAGCTCTGGAAGTTCTTCATGCGGCCTACCCCTATCTAACGAAGCTGGAATCGGTTGGAGAAAGTGAAGAAGGATTAAAAATCTACGCACTTACCATCAACAATGAAGAAACCGGAGCCGAACACGATAAACCGGGTGTTTGGGTTGACGGAAACATTCATGGTAACGAAATTCAGGCCGGAGAAGTATGCCTGTATTACGCCAATATGCTGCTTACCAAATATGGCGAAAACGAAAAAGTAACCAAAGCTGTTGATAGCAACGTTCACTACATTATTCCGGTAGTAAATGTCGATGGTCGTAACCACTTTTTTAAAGATGCACATACACCTAGTTCGAGCCGAAGTATTCGTATTCCAAAAGATGATGACGGCGACGGATTATTTGATGAAGATGCACCGGATGATCTGGATGGCGACGGCAGCATTTGCCAGATGCGTATAAAAGATCCGAACGGAAATTATAAACCTGATCCGGAAGATCCACGGATTATGGTTCGTGTAAAACCCGGTGAGAAAGGAGAATACACGATTTTAGGCTCGGAAGGCATTGATAACGATGGCGACGGCAGATTTAACGAAGATGCAGAAGGTTATCTCGACCCAAACCGAAACTGGGGTTACCACTGGAAGCCACCATACGTTCAGCGCGGGGCCGGTAACTTTCCGTTTTCAGGTGTTGGAATAAAAGCTGTTGATGAATTTGCCGCCAAACACCCCAATATTATTGTTAACTTTTCATTCCATAACACAGGCGGTATGTGGCTGCGCATGCCGGCTGATAAAACAACAAAACTTATGGCCTCGGATATTGCCGCTTATGATGTAATTGGCAAAGAAGCAATTAAAATAACTCCGGGTTATGTTTATATGGCATCGCACGAACTTTACCCAACTTTTGGTGACTCTGACGGGCAAATGTTTTTTGTACATGGTTCATATACTTTTACTGGCGAACTTTTTATGCGCGAACAGGAAACATACAAAAAGAAAAGCGATAAATCTACAGGAACGGGGAGTTCTGAAGACCGCACTGAACACAACCGCGAACAACTAAAATTTAACGACAATGTAGCACAGGGTGAATTATACAAAGAATGGCATCCATATAATCACCCGGTTTATGGTGAAATTGAAATTGGTGGCTGGGTGAAAATGAGCTCTCGTTTGCCACATCCGTTTATGTTGCCCGATTTGGTTCACCGCAATGCATCGGTTGTATTACTGGCAGCCAACGAAACTCCAAAAGTTGAAATGGAAGTTTTTGAAGTAAAAGAGCTGGATAGTAACCTAAAACGAATTCGAATTCGCTTAAAAAACAAAAACGGCTTGTCGACCATGACTGCCCAGGCTGTAAAAGATAAATTGTATACCATCGATCACCTGAAAGTTTCGGGCGCCAAAGTAATTGCCGGTGGAAAAATAAACGATTATCGTCTTGACCAGGTTTCGTACAAAGAATACAAACCTGAGGTTCAGTTCTTTGCCATTCCGGGACACAGCTCGGCTGAATATGAATTTATAGTTCAGGGGAAAGGGGAAATTAAACTGGAATACATCTCTCAAAAAGCAGGAAACACCAGTACTTCGGTGAGTTTATAAAAATAAAAAGAGTGCTCGCGTCTGTGAGCACTCTTTTTTTTACAGAATTTAGTCACCTAAACAAAAAAAATCCCGGCGTCCACTCCAAGATTTTTTAATCCAGTCTTTTAAATAACTAAATGAATTTTAATAATTCTCCTCCTCTATTTCTAGTGGGGTTTGTTTACAACGAATATAGAAAAGCAGAAGCAAAATGTATTGGTTGAGATTCTTAAAAACGAATAGTCAAAATACTGAATTCTTATCTCCAAAATACTTAAAATGTACTATCTTAAATCAAATACC harbors:
- a CDS encoding M14 family metallopeptidase; translation: MVKKLLYVCFSGMLTFMSSGLKAQSDTGFGKYHTNREIQQILKEFSSGNAKLHTIAESPGGAPITVLEIGANLSDVPAIFVGANFEGNVPLSSEGALYLAKMLMDSTTYTKDVKWYIMPQPNPDAAAVYFSALKTGQATNLFKINNDGDEATDEDGPDDLNGDGLITQMRIKSLEGSYIVSDKDARLMKKADKTKGERGEYKVLTEGIDNDKDGKYNEDAIGGINIGISFPHLFPYDKKEAGLYSGQTPEAYGIMRFISDHPEISMVYTLGTSNFCLVPPKGGRKGDDNLKQIKIPRRYASMLNADASKTYTMEEAIELFKAVVPPGTDVNSALVASYLNLGPALNPLEDDLVFYKKYAGDYKKYLKAKDFSTETLDPTPAKNGSFELWAYYHLGVPSFSMQLFSVPKVKEAEKEDEKGEPDDKKKKEEKPEKKDELSEKDKALLAYSDAELDGAGFVAWKKVDHPDFDEVEVGGYAPYLETTPKAEKIESLLATQLPWLLQLSNELPEFAIADKKVTDMGGGIYKLELFVANNGALPYPISMGQRNGQPAPVIITLDGDMELLEGKLRTPVGAIGANQVKKYTWLVKSSKNKSITAGIESTVFTDVVEQIKIGG
- a CDS encoding M14 family metallopeptidase; translated protein: MIRKIFSLLAIFSLAVTVFAANKPKIEVPLRFDRYYDYDDVVKALEVLHAAYPYLTKLESVGESEEGLKIYALTINNEETGAEHDKPGVWVDGNIHGNEIQAGEVCLYYANMLLTKYGENEKVTKAVDSNVHYIIPVVNVDGRNHFFKDAHTPSSSRSIRIPKDDDGDGLFDEDAPDDLDGDGSICQMRIKDPNGNYKPDPEDPRIMVRVKPGEKGEYTILGSEGIDNDGDGRFNEDAEGYLDPNRNWGYHWKPPYVQRGAGNFPFSGVGIKAVDEFAAKHPNIIVNFSFHNTGGMWLRMPADKTTKLMASDIAAYDVIGKEAIKITPGYVYMASHELYPTFGDSDGQMFFVHGSYTFTGELFMREQETYKKKSDKSTGTGSSEDRTEHNREQLKFNDNVAQGELYKEWHPYNHPVYGEIEIGGWVKMSSRLPHPFMLPDLVHRNASVVLLAANETPKVEMEVFEVKELDSNLKRIRIRLKNKNGLSTMTAQAVKDKLYTIDHLKVSGAKVIAGGKINDYRLDQVSYKEYKPEVQFFAIPGHSSAEYEFIVQGKGEIKLEYISQKAGNTSTSVSL